A single region of the Arthrobacter sp. zg-Y20 genome encodes:
- the gadC gene encoding putative glutamine/gamma-aminobutyrate antiporter GadC, with amino-acid sequence MSDSKAANSTASTKDPSASAKQKAQITIGALAVMNIVAVVSLRGLPSEAEYGLSSVFYYIFAAVVFLVPVSIVAAELATGWPETGGVFRWVGEAFGPRWAFLAMFMLFIEVTIWFPTVLTFGAVSLAYTGTSQNLDAQLAGNKFFVLAVVLVVYWLATFIAFRGAKAFSRVSQWGGIIGTIIPAIILIVLGFSYFFAGNTPQIQLGWGELWPDFGNFSNVVLAASIFLFYAGMEMNAIHVKEVKNPTRDYPIAVLIAAAGTVIIFVLGTLAIAFVVPQADINLTQSLLTSYNDMFDWAGIGWAGPIVAAMLLIGVLAGVVTWVAGPSTGMLAVAKAGYLPRFWQHTNKHGMGTHILFFQAFVVTGLGFIYVVLPSVQAAYQILSQLTVILYLIMYMLMFASAIYLRYSQPNRPRPYRVPGGDAGMWIVAGVGFLGALMAFVFSFIPPDQIAVGSPEVYVGILVGGAVLMVILPFVIYAFRKPHWRDAASEFVPFTWQIEHTHPGTVTESSVSTQQLTREAESSGSPITFSHDAGTGHGEHAKAPHPGEHLQQPGHEGEHAASATGKASSTPRPRGGGTGGSTAV; translated from the coding sequence ATGAGTGATTCGAAGGCAGCAAATTCCACTGCATCAACGAAAGACCCGAGTGCCTCGGCCAAGCAAAAAGCGCAGATCACCATCGGCGCCCTGGCGGTAATGAACATTGTGGCCGTGGTTAGCCTCCGCGGACTTCCATCCGAGGCGGAATACGGGCTGAGTTCGGTTTTCTATTACATTTTCGCCGCCGTGGTCTTCCTGGTACCGGTCTCCATTGTGGCCGCCGAGCTGGCCACCGGATGGCCGGAAACCGGCGGTGTGTTCCGGTGGGTCGGTGAGGCCTTCGGTCCGCGCTGGGCTTTCCTGGCCATGTTCATGCTCTTTATTGAGGTCACCATCTGGTTCCCAACGGTGCTGACTTTCGGCGCGGTATCACTGGCCTATACCGGAACCAGCCAGAACCTGGACGCACAACTGGCGGGCAACAAATTCTTTGTCCTGGCGGTGGTCCTGGTGGTGTACTGGCTGGCTACCTTCATTGCGTTCCGGGGTGCCAAGGCGTTTTCCCGGGTGAGTCAGTGGGGCGGCATTATTGGCACGATAATCCCTGCCATCATTTTGATTGTGCTGGGCTTTTCCTACTTCTTCGCCGGGAATACCCCGCAGATCCAGCTGGGCTGGGGCGAACTGTGGCCGGACTTCGGCAACTTCTCCAACGTTGTCCTCGCCGCCTCGATCTTCCTGTTCTACGCCGGCATGGAAATGAACGCGATCCATGTCAAGGAAGTGAAGAATCCGACACGGGACTATCCCATTGCGGTACTGATTGCAGCGGCCGGTACGGTGATTATTTTTGTGCTGGGCACCTTGGCCATTGCATTTGTTGTGCCGCAGGCAGACATCAACCTGACGCAGTCCCTGCTGACCTCCTACAACGACATGTTCGACTGGGCCGGCATCGGCTGGGCCGGACCGATAGTTGCAGCCATGCTGCTGATCGGCGTGCTGGCCGGGGTGGTCACATGGGTGGCCGGACCCTCGACCGGTATGCTCGCCGTAGCCAAAGCCGGGTATCTCCCCCGCTTCTGGCAGCACACCAACAAGCACGGAATGGGCACCCACATCCTGTTCTTCCAGGCTTTTGTCGTCACCGGACTCGGGTTCATCTACGTGGTCCTGCCCTCCGTGCAGGCCGCGTACCAGATCCTGAGCCAGCTGACAGTGATCCTGTACCTGATCATGTACATGCTGATGTTCGCCTCGGCCATCTACCTGCGGTACAGCCAGCCCAACCGGCCCCGGCCCTACCGCGTACCCGGTGGTGATGCGGGGATGTGGATTGTTGCCGGTGTCGGCTTCCTGGGCGCACTGATGGCCTTCGTCTTCAGCTTTATCCCGCCGGACCAGATTGCCGTCGGATCTCCGGAGGTCTATGTAGGCATCCTGGTGGGCGGTGCCGTGCTGATGGTGATCCTGCCATTTGTCATCTACGCCTTCCGCAAGCCGCACTGGCGGGATGCGGCCAGCGAGTTTGTGCCGTTCACCTGGCAGATCGAGCACACCCATCCGGGAACGGTCACGGAGTCCAGTGTCTCCACGCAGCAGTTGACGCGAGAAGCGGAATCCTCCGGTTCGCCCATCACGTTCAGCCACGACGCCGGTACCGGGCACGGGGAGCATGCCAAGGCCCCGCATCCGGGCGAGCATCTGCAGCAACCGGGCCACGAAGGTGAACATGCGGCCTCGGCCACCGGGAAGGCATCATCCACTCCACGGCCCCGCGGGGGCGGAACAGGCGGGAGCACAGCGGTATGA
- a CDS encoding glutamate decarboxylase has protein sequence MAQNRPDRVSVNPIFARPGEETSAPKFTLNDGQMLPETAYQIVHDETMLDGNARLNLATFVSTWMDDYANRLYSETFDKNMIDKDEYPQTAQIEQNCWRILADLWHSPDPEGAIGTSTVGSSEACMLGGLALKRLWQHKRRSEGKSTEKPNLVMSSAVQVCWEKFCNYFDIESRLVPISEEHKCLDGFELEKYVDENTIGVVAIMGVTYTGMYEPVKQIAAKLDEIHASTGLDVAIHVDAASGGMIAPFIQQDLEWDFRLERVHSISTSGHKYGLVYPGLGWVVWRERQWLPEDLIFYVSYLGGDMPTFALNFSRPGAQVVLQFYLFLRLGRDGYAKIQQASQDVALHLSSAIAQMGPFELWNDGSDIPVFAWRLKEGHTDKWNLYDLAERLRTKGWLVPAYPMPDNLANLTVERIVVRNGLSMDLAENLLTDIRRETAYLDQLNAPMPREAEQPGFHH, from the coding sequence ATGGCGCAGAACAGACCGGACAGAGTCAGCGTTAATCCCATTTTCGCCCGTCCGGGCGAGGAAACATCCGCCCCCAAGTTCACATTGAATGACGGGCAAATGCTGCCGGAAACGGCCTACCAGATTGTGCACGATGAGACCATGCTCGACGGCAATGCGCGCCTGAACCTGGCGACGTTCGTGAGCACCTGGATGGACGACTACGCGAACCGGCTATACAGCGAGACGTTCGACAAGAACATGATCGACAAGGACGAGTATCCGCAGACCGCGCAGATTGAGCAGAACTGCTGGCGGATCCTTGCGGACCTGTGGCACTCGCCCGACCCGGAGGGCGCCATCGGCACCTCGACCGTGGGTTCCTCAGAGGCGTGCATGCTGGGCGGCCTTGCATTAAAACGGCTGTGGCAGCACAAGCGGCGCAGCGAGGGCAAGTCCACGGAAAAGCCGAACCTCGTGATGAGTTCCGCGGTACAGGTGTGCTGGGAGAAATTCTGCAACTACTTCGACATTGAATCCCGGCTGGTCCCCATTTCCGAGGAGCACAAGTGCCTGGACGGCTTCGAACTGGAGAAGTACGTCGACGAGAACACCATCGGCGTCGTCGCCATCATGGGCGTGACCTACACCGGCATGTACGAACCGGTAAAGCAGATAGCCGCCAAACTGGATGAAATCCATGCCTCCACAGGGTTGGACGTTGCCATCCATGTGGACGCAGCCTCCGGCGGCATGATTGCTCCGTTCATCCAGCAGGACCTGGAATGGGACTTCCGGCTGGAGCGCGTGCATTCCATCAGCACCTCGGGGCACAAATACGGCCTGGTCTACCCCGGCCTGGGCTGGGTGGTGTGGCGGGAGCGCCAGTGGCTTCCGGAGGACCTGATCTTCTACGTGAGCTACCTCGGCGGAGACATGCCGACTTTCGCCCTGAACTTCTCCCGTCCGGGCGCGCAGGTAGTCCTGCAGTTCTACTTGTTCCTCCGCCTGGGCCGGGACGGTTACGCCAAGATCCAGCAGGCCTCCCAGGACGTTGCCCTGCACCTGTCCAGCGCAATAGCGCAGATGGGGCCCTTCGAACTGTGGAACGACGGATCGGACATTCCCGTGTTTGCCTGGCGGCTGAAGGAGGGGCATACGGACAAGTGGAACCTGTATGACCTGGCCGAGCGCCTGCGCACCAAGGGATGGCTGGTCCCGGCATATCCCATGCCGGACAACCTCGCCAACCTCACCGTGGAACGCATTGTTGTCCGCAACGGCTTGAGCATGGATTTGGCGGAGAACCTGCTGACCGATATCCGCCGCGAAACGGCCTATCTGGATCAACTGAACGCGCCCATGCCCCGCGAAGCGGAGCAGCCCGGGTTCCATCACTAG
- a CDS encoding Hsp20/alpha crystallin family protein: MASLARRERFELPDQVRKFFEGDWEVPAFPIEEYQDGNSMVIRAELPNINPEQDLDVTVSDGMLHIKGERREQTDHKGRNGYRSEFRYGSFTREVALPSGASQDDVTASYNDGVLEVRVPVPEVGPSSKKVPISRG; this comes from the coding sequence ATGGCTTCACTTGCAAGGCGCGAACGCTTCGAACTGCCCGACCAGGTCCGGAAATTCTTTGAGGGGGACTGGGAGGTCCCGGCCTTCCCCATCGAGGAGTACCAGGACGGGAACAGCATGGTGATCCGTGCCGAACTGCCCAACATCAACCCCGAGCAGGACTTGGACGTTACGGTCAGCGACGGGATGCTGCATATCAAGGGTGAGCGGCGCGAACAGACCGACCACAAGGGCCGCAACGGCTACCGCTCGGAGTTCCGGTACGGCTCGTTCACCCGGGAAGTTGCCCTGCCCAGCGGCGCCAGCCAGGACGACGTCACCGCCTCCTACAACGACGGCGTCCTTGAAGTCCGCGTCCCCGTTCCCGAGGTTGGTCCCTCCTCCAAGAAGGTGCCTATCTCGCGCGGTTAG
- a CDS encoding MFS transporter — protein sequence MTTQPARNRRTYPDWLVIAVLACGGIVVSLEKTAVVPLLPEYPRVFGVSSDDVSWMVTVTLLAAAVATPIVSRLADMYGKRRMLLLAMAMMVVGAFTASIGGTFTWALVGRGLQGFSGAVIPVGISILRDALPQKKIAGAVSLMSASFGIGSALGLPLSGYIYDRLGWQATFWVVGIIAALLMVAVVVFVPESHVRTPGRFDYLGAVLLSAGMTALLLAITKGGVWGWTSYPVVGLFAGAAVFFALWFPAELRNGQPLVDLRTSARRPVLLTNIGAVLVGFSMYANMLVTTQQLQLPRETGFGFGLSVVVAGLTMIPSGLAMVAAAPVSARITNGFGAKTTMVSGCAVMAAGYLWRVLFVGSVTEIITGAVIISVGTAMAMAAMPTLIMSNVPLTDTAAANGVNTLLRSVGTSTCSAVVATVLASLTVSISGAAFPSLDAFRTVFVCAGIAALAATGVSCLIPRSRRREATHPDLHAAPGQVQPQRADAKREIMVHGRMLSAADGKPVQRGTVTVLDGTGRPVDWDRADDAGTYNVVLPGDGEYVLVANHAHWRPVSEVLAFPGSAANHDIHFRQRLTLSGRIEHAGRPLAGALVILVRPGGQPSVAVRSDTAGNYELPLPGAGSYILSIVEPDGVNTHSRRVVLPAPETDIDVELGGRGPRTSLRI from the coding sequence ATGACCACGCAGCCGGCACGGAATCGGCGAACGTACCCGGACTGGCTGGTCATTGCCGTCCTGGCCTGCGGCGGCATAGTGGTTTCACTGGAAAAGACCGCCGTGGTGCCGTTGCTGCCCGAATACCCGCGGGTCTTCGGGGTCAGCAGCGACGACGTCTCGTGGATGGTCACCGTAACGCTGCTGGCCGCGGCCGTGGCCACGCCCATCGTGTCGCGGCTGGCGGACATGTACGGCAAGCGCCGGATGCTGCTGCTGGCAATGGCCATGATGGTGGTCGGAGCCTTCACTGCCTCGATTGGCGGAACCTTCACCTGGGCGCTGGTGGGCCGGGGCCTGCAGGGCTTTTCCGGAGCGGTGATCCCGGTGGGAATCAGCATCCTGCGCGACGCGCTGCCGCAGAAGAAAATCGCGGGAGCCGTATCCCTGATGAGCGCCAGCTTCGGAATCGGCAGTGCCCTGGGGCTGCCGTTGTCCGGGTACATCTACGACCGGCTCGGATGGCAGGCAACGTTCTGGGTGGTGGGAATAATCGCCGCGCTGCTCATGGTGGCCGTGGTCGTTTTTGTTCCGGAGTCGCATGTGCGCACACCCGGCCGCTTCGATTACCTCGGCGCAGTGCTGCTCTCGGCGGGGATGACCGCGCTGTTGCTGGCCATTACCAAGGGCGGTGTCTGGGGCTGGACCAGTTATCCGGTGGTGGGCCTGTTCGCCGGTGCCGCCGTGTTCTTTGCCCTGTGGTTCCCGGCGGAGCTGCGCAACGGCCAGCCGCTGGTGGACCTCCGGACCTCTGCCCGCCGCCCCGTCCTGCTCACCAACATCGGGGCAGTACTGGTGGGCTTCTCCATGTACGCCAATATGCTCGTCACTACGCAGCAGCTCCAGCTGCCCCGGGAAACCGGCTTTGGATTCGGGCTGAGCGTGGTGGTGGCCGGCTTGACCATGATCCCGTCCGGGCTGGCCATGGTGGCGGCTGCACCCGTGTCGGCAAGGATCACCAACGGTTTCGGCGCCAAAACCACCATGGTGAGCGGCTGCGCGGTAATGGCAGCCGGCTACCTCTGGCGTGTTCTGTTTGTGGGTTCGGTGACCGAAATCATCACCGGGGCAGTGATCATATCGGTGGGAACAGCCATGGCCATGGCCGCCATGCCCACCCTGATCATGAGCAACGTACCGCTGACGGACACTGCCGCGGCCAACGGAGTCAACACACTGCTGCGTTCGGTGGGCACCTCCACCTGCAGCGCCGTGGTGGCCACCGTCCTGGCATCGCTGACGGTGAGCATCAGCGGTGCCGCCTTCCCCAGCTTGGACGCCTTCCGGACCGTTTTCGTCTGCGCCGGAATCGCGGCACTTGCGGCCACCGGAGTTTCCTGCCTGATCCCGCGCTCCCGCCGGCGCGAGGCCACCCACCCGGATCTGCACGCGGCACCGGGCCAGGTTCAGCCGCAGCGTGCAGACGCGAAACGGGAAATCATGGTCCACGGACGCATGCTCTCGGCGGCGGACGGCAAGCCTGTGCAGCGCGGCACCGTCACCGTGCTGGACGGCACCGGCCGCCCGGTGGACTGGGACCGCGCCGACGACGCCGGCACCTACAACGTGGTGCTGCCCGGGGACGGGGAGTACGTGCTCGTCGCCAACCATGCCCACTGGCGGCCGGTTTCAGAGGTGCTGGCCTTCCCCGGCTCGGCGGCGAACCATGACATCCACTTCCGCCAGCGGCTGACCCTCTCCGGGCGGATCGAGCATGCCGGCCGGCCGCTTGCCGGTGCCCTGGTCATCCTGGTCCGGCCGGGAGGCCAGCCGTCGGTGGCCGTGCGTTCCGACACTGCCGGGAACTACGAGCTGCCGCTGCCCGGGGCCGGCAGCTACATCCTCAGCATCGTGGAGCCCGACGGTGTGAACACGCATTCCCGGCGTGTCGTCCTGCCCGCTCCGGAGACGGACATCGACGTCGAACTTGGCGGCCGCGGGCCCCGGACCAGCCTGCGGATCTGA
- a CDS encoding inorganic phosphate transporter, with protein MDLTLMVALVIALALFFDFTNGFHDTANAMATPIATGAIKPKTAVALAAVLNLVGAFLSTEVAKTISHGLIREGDGGIQITPVMIFAGLMGAVIWNLITWLKGLPSSSSHALFGGLIGAAVVGAGFGSVDFSVLVSKVVLPALIAPVIAGFVAYLATKLAYRITRRHDPDSGEKLPRKRGGFRYAQIFSSSLVALAHGTNDAQKTMGVITLVLVADGLQTPGTGPHFWVVAACAVAIAAGTYAGGWRIIRTMGTGLTEVKPAQGFAAETSTAAAILASSHLGFALSTTQVASGSVIGSGLGRKGAVVRWGTAGRVASGWLLTLPAAAVMGAVTAAVASMGTAGVVIDAVVGTLVILGIFLWSRRDKVSHDNAVSNSGIENAGEVVSIKKRRGKGKNKGGKKAKQGKNHGKAKKSSKGRKNKNGKNTRKVKAGSK; from the coding sequence GTGGATCTCACCCTCATGGTCGCGCTGGTGATCGCGCTGGCTTTATTCTTCGACTTCACCAACGGATTTCATGACACCGCCAACGCGATGGCAACTCCCATCGCCACCGGCGCAATCAAACCGAAAACAGCAGTGGCCCTGGCGGCCGTGCTCAACCTGGTTGGCGCTTTCCTCTCCACCGAGGTAGCCAAAACCATCTCGCACGGCCTGATCCGCGAGGGCGACGGCGGAATCCAGATCACCCCGGTAATGATCTTCGCGGGCCTCATGGGTGCCGTGATCTGGAACCTGATCACCTGGCTCAAGGGACTGCCCAGCAGTTCTTCCCACGCCCTTTTCGGCGGGCTGATCGGTGCTGCGGTAGTGGGTGCCGGGTTCGGCTCGGTGGACTTCTCGGTGCTGGTCTCCAAGGTGGTCCTGCCGGCACTGATCGCTCCGGTTATCGCGGGCTTTGTGGCGTACCTCGCCACCAAGCTGGCCTACCGGATCACTCGCCGGCATGACCCGGACTCCGGTGAGAAGCTGCCCCGCAAGCGCGGCGGCTTCCGCTACGCACAGATTTTCTCCTCCTCCCTGGTGGCTCTGGCGCACGGCACCAACGATGCGCAGAAGACCATGGGCGTCATCACCCTGGTCCTGGTGGCCGACGGGCTGCAGACCCCCGGAACCGGCCCCCATTTCTGGGTGGTCGCGGCGTGTGCCGTTGCCATTGCTGCCGGTACCTATGCAGGCGGCTGGCGCATCATCCGGACCATGGGAACCGGCCTGACCGAGGTCAAGCCGGCCCAGGGCTTCGCTGCCGAAACCAGCACCGCAGCCGCCATCCTGGCCTCCTCCCACCTTGGCTTTGCCCTCTCCACGACCCAGGTTGCCTCCGGCTCCGTCATTGGTTCGGGCCTGGGCCGCAAGGGCGCGGTGGTCCGCTGGGGAACTGCCGGCCGGGTCGCCAGCGGCTGGCTGCTGACCCTCCCTGCAGCAGCGGTCATGGGTGCCGTCACCGCCGCCGTCGCCTCCATGGGAACAGCGGGCGTGGTCATCGACGCCGTCGTCGGGACGCTGGTTATCCTCGGCATCTTCCTGTGGTCCCGGCGGGACAAGGTGAGCCATGACAATGCCGTCAGCAACAGCGGTATTGAAAACGCCGGCGAAGTCGTGAGCATCAAGAAGCGCCGCGGCAAGGGCAAGAACAAGGGCGGCAAGAAGGCCAAGCAGGGCAAGAACCACGGCAAGGCCAAAAAGAGCTCCAAGGGCCGCAAGAACAAGAACGGCAAAAACACCCGCAAGGTCAAGGCAGGTTCCAAATGA
- a CDS encoding alkene reductase, producing MTAGSLELSNRLVMAPLTRQRAGRDGIPGPMMVEHYRQRASLGLIVSEGTYPSREGQGFPGQPGLVDPEQLDGWRKVTDAVHDAGGRIVAQVMHAGRVSHTNTTGGLELVAPSAIAVDGLSHTYDGKQQYEVPRALETEELAEVTAGFVRASRAAVDAGFDGVELHGANGYLLHEFLSPASNQRTDGYGGSPENRARFVIETVSAVAAEIGADRVGLRLSPEHNVQGALETDPADVLATHGALLDAIAPLGLAYLSILHRDPAGELVQALRARFGGPVFLNSGFGVITTRDEAIAMVADGLADAVVVGRPAIANPDLVRRWQEGLPLNTPDATTFYSFGPEGYTDYPFYSGGDAASQN from the coding sequence ATGACTGCCGGCAGCCTTGAGCTGTCCAACCGCCTGGTGATGGCACCGCTGACCCGCCAGCGCGCCGGCCGGGACGGTATCCCCGGACCCATGATGGTTGAGCATTACCGGCAGCGTGCCTCCCTGGGCCTGATTGTCAGCGAAGGCACCTACCCCAGCCGCGAAGGCCAGGGTTTCCCGGGCCAGCCGGGGCTGGTGGACCCGGAGCAGTTGGACGGCTGGCGGAAGGTCACCGACGCGGTGCACGACGCCGGCGGGCGGATCGTTGCGCAGGTCATGCACGCCGGCCGCGTAAGCCACACCAACACCACCGGCGGGCTGGAACTGGTTGCCCCCAGCGCCATCGCGGTGGACGGCCTGTCCCACACTTATGACGGCAAGCAGCAGTACGAGGTGCCGCGGGCACTGGAAACCGAAGAGTTGGCGGAAGTGACCGCCGGCTTCGTACGCGCTTCGCGTGCGGCAGTTGACGCGGGCTTTGACGGAGTCGAACTGCACGGGGCCAACGGCTACCTGCTGCACGAGTTCCTCTCCCCCGCCTCCAACCAGCGCACCGACGGTTACGGCGGCAGCCCGGAGAACCGGGCACGGTTTGTCATCGAGACGGTTTCCGCCGTGGCCGCCGAAATCGGGGCGGACCGCGTGGGCCTGCGCCTGTCCCCCGAACACAACGTCCAGGGGGCGCTCGAGACAGATCCGGCGGACGTGCTGGCCACCCACGGCGCCCTGCTGGACGCCATTGCACCGCTGGGCCTTGCCTACCTCAGCATCCTGCACCGTGACCCTGCCGGAGAGCTGGTGCAGGCCCTTCGTGCACGCTTCGGCGGGCCGGTGTTCCTCAACTCCGGCTTCGGCGTCATCACCACCCGTGACGAAGCGATCGCCATGGTTGCCGACGGACTCGCAGACGCCGTCGTGGTCGGCCGCCCGGCCATCGCCAATCCCGACCTGGTGCGCCGCTGGCAGGAGGGGCTGCCCCTGAACACCCCTGACGCCACGACGTTCTACTCGTTCGGCCCGGAGGGCTACACCGACTACCCCTTCTACTCCGGGGGCGACGCCGCGTCGCAGAACTGA
- a CDS encoding dihydrofolate reductase family protein has protein sequence MVRTVYYASASLDGFDAAGHNPAGFNSADYLAAGFDPFSPHPTEAAGTEVPSAAGAVVMGAGTYARLLRQVQEHGPAAWDCPQAPVWVYTHHEFPGINGADVMFVRGPVSEFAADIADSANNADVWLRGTNLAAQYLREGLLDELHLTLHPLLLGSGQALLPAAANQQVRLLRSEPSADGSMRLHYSFLPGA, from the coding sequence ATGGTCCGGACCGTGTACTACGCCTCGGCCTCACTCGACGGCTTTGACGCCGCCGGACACAACCCGGCGGGGTTCAACTCCGCCGACTACCTGGCCGCAGGCTTCGACCCCTTTTCCCCGCATCCGACGGAAGCCGCCGGAACCGAAGTGCCATCCGCCGCAGGAGCCGTGGTGATGGGCGCAGGCACCTATGCACGGCTGCTGCGCCAGGTCCAGGAACACGGGCCTGCGGCATGGGACTGCCCGCAGGCACCGGTGTGGGTCTATACCCACCATGAGTTTCCCGGCATAAACGGCGCTGACGTGATGTTCGTGCGCGGCCCCGTCAGCGAGTTCGCCGCCGACATTGCCGATTCCGCCAATAACGCCGACGTGTGGCTGCGCGGGACAAACCTTGCCGCCCAGTACCTCCGGGAAGGCCTGTTGGATGAGCTGCACCTGACACTGCACCCGCTGCTGCTGGGCTCAGGGCAGGCTCTGCTGCCGGCCGCGGCGAATCAGCAGGTCCGTCTGCTCCGGTCAGAGCCTTCCGCGGACGGCAGCATGCGCCTGCACTACTCGTTCCTGCCCGGTGCCTAG
- a CDS encoding hotdog fold thioesterase, with amino-acid sequence MSEIFTPGPGGPAAHTNPHRQELLDAGVPEELHDWLAAHGVGRLVVKMGIRFLEMAPDRLVATMPVEGNEQVAGILHGGAHLVLAETLGSFGAGMHAGPGRHAVGIEIGATHHRSVSSGLVTGTATALHLGNTLTTHEVVMTDEQGRRLSTARITNMIRESR; translated from the coding sequence ATGAGCGAGATTTTCACGCCGGGCCCGGGGGGCCCCGCGGCACACACGAACCCGCACCGGCAGGAACTCCTGGACGCAGGTGTCCCGGAGGAGCTGCACGACTGGCTTGCCGCGCACGGTGTCGGACGGCTCGTGGTGAAGATGGGCATCCGGTTCCTGGAAATGGCGCCGGACCGCCTGGTCGCCACCATGCCGGTGGAAGGCAACGAACAGGTGGCCGGAATCCTGCACGGCGGCGCGCACCTGGTCCTCGCTGAGACCCTTGGTTCCTTTGGTGCCGGAATGCACGCAGGCCCGGGCCGGCACGCGGTGGGTATTGAAATAGGGGCCACGCATCACCGGTCCGTGTCCTCGGGGCTGGTCACCGGTACGGCCACCGCGCTGCACCTGGGCAATACCCTCACCACGCATGAAGTAGTGATGACGGATGAGCAGGGCCGGCGCCTGTCCACCGCCCGGATCACCAACATGATCCGCGAGTCCCGCTAG